ACCGAACGTGCACGCAGTCAATGTCACTTGCCAATGCATGGAGTAATGTGTTTCAATAAACCTTGTTCGTAATTATATTAGAAAAAGCAAATGTATTTTCTGTAACTAGCTTGCTACAATGTTGTTGCAGACATTCATTTAATCTTTCACCTCTGGTTTACAAGGTCAATTTAGTTTATACTGGATATTCTGTTTTCTCTTGTCAATGGCTATTGATCCAAGCGTGCCTTGACTATGAAAATGGTATATTCTGAATCAGCATGGGTGCATAGAAAAAAGGTGTGGATTCTTCTCCATAcatctctcatatatatatatatatatatatatatatatatatatatatatatatatatatatattattaaaaaaacaGTATATCATTATCATAGTCATGACACACCGTGTAAGAGCTATTGATGATTGAAATACGAATATCCAATATTAAACTAAGTTGACCTCGGTCTGGTTTACCACGTGATTTGAAAAACAGAGAACGACCTCTCGTTGCTAGGCTGTGCTTGTTCCTAgaaacaaaagtagctattttaGAAACAATTTTCATGCAATGGGTCAAACTGAACAGCAAGAAGATGACTATGGATATAACCTATTCCCGGAGAGGAATTCGGGAAAGTTCCAAAAGAGATCGATAGCAGAAAGCTTGTTCACTTTCAATCACAAATGTCAGGTCATGCTACAATTCGCAATGGAAACAAGTAAGCTAACAGGCTAGCAAGCTGATATGTCTGTCATCCTCAAATTATATCGCATGGCAATAGTTAGCTAGATGACCGTGTAACCATTGATGCCATGTTTACATTTGTCATATACGTCATAGCCATGtttctagctagccaactagctagctatcgttGAACAGTAAAGAGACTGTCATGAGTAAGCCAGTTAGCTATACGCTAGTTGTTGAATGACCTGATTGCTGTCAAGGTGCATAACCGATTAGGCCTAATCTCATTCTATATCCCTTTCAGGTCCATATGCAAAGCTTCTCCTTGGAGCCATGAAAAGCTCAGGATGGTAAGTGTCAGCCAGCCACTATCCTCAACAATCACAACTCAACACAGCTGTCAGCTGCCAtaattcttcttcttcctcctatCAGTTACCTGCAGACTATAGACACCGTAATGCCTATTGCTGCCTTTCTCAGGCTGGAGAGTGAAAACACACTTCATTATATAAATAGCCTAGGTGCAAACCGATGGAATAAAGAAACCACMACAGCTTCCTTTCTATTTTKCTCCGCCTGTCATTKGAGCCCAAAATAGTTACAAGCGAAAATGTGGTTACACCCAATTTAGTCAGCTCACAGAAAAATATCCTCCTATCCTCAGAATACTGTCTGCTATAACAGAACATGTGTCACAGTAGTACAGTCTCTACCTCCCCACATTCCTCACACTTGCCATCTGGGTGTTTCTCCACTAACAATAACACACGTCCCAATCCACAATGCCCCAACCTCAGCCTCGTCACCAGAACCccatccctcctttccctccccagATACCTACTGCCCTTCCTCTTACACAGCCCTTCCTCAGACAAAAACTTCCTaccccgctcctctctctcatactcaCGTTGCCACTCCTGGTCAACACCTCTGCTATGATGCTCCTACATTCCATCCCCCCTAATGGGaccaccacctctccctcctgAATGCGGCCTTTGCCACCATATCGGCTGCCTCATTTCCCCCTACCCCAACATGAGTTGGGACCCACAGAAAACCTACCTTGCAGCCTTTCTGCCCCACCTGATAAAGAGCCATCATCAGCTCTATTATCAGGTCTGGRCGTGCCTTTGACTTCCCTTCTCTCAGCGCAACCAGGCTGGCAGCAGAGTCTGAACACAAAATTRCAGTTTTAGGCCCCACTTCYTCCACCCATCCCAATGCTCACACTAGTGCTAGCATTTCAGCAGAGAAGACTGAAACTCCATCAGACAGCTGCCCCCCCTGATGTATCTGAAACCGGGAACATGTATCCCAAACTCTGCTCTCCCACTGCCTGGTTTCTTTGATCCATCTGTGAATAAGTGTAAGTAGGGACCCCCAGGCCCACGGCAGATGGGCCTCAACCACCGGAGAAGGCTCTCTACAGTCCTTATTACATCAAGAATGGTCATGTCAACATCAGGCTCTGGCAACAGCCTCCGAGGAACACACAGCCAGCAGACAGGGACCCCCACTTCCAGACCTCCCATTCCTGCACTTGGGTCAGATAGCTTGGCCTACCTCTTCTCACTCCAGTTCCCTCTCCCCATTCCCATGCCTCYCCCAACAGACACCTTGCAGGGTGAGATGATACATTCCCCTGCACTTTCATCCCCATAGCGCATGGCCAGCTTAGCTAGTTGTACCCTCAACGGAACCTCCTCCATTTCAGTCAACAAMGCAGGGATAGGGGTAGTTTGAAATGCCCCACAGCACAACCGCAGCGCAATTGCCTGTACCACATCTGTAGTGTTGTAGCTGCCACCGACCCAAATGCCATAGTCCCATAGTCCAGCACTGAGCAGATCATTGCTTGGTAAATCATTTGTATGGAGCTTATGTCTGCTCCCCAAGATATCCCGGACAGGCACCATATtatattaataactttaccacacctttcaaaaaaaaatattccccACATGGATCCTCTAGGTCATTCACTTCCAACCAAACCTCCATGAATTTGAAATGCATTGACCCGTTCCAGCAGTCAACCACACATTTCAAGCCCTGGCACCACCTTCTTTCTTTTAAATCCCAAAATTACAAACTTGGTCTTTGCTGCTTAAATTCTAAATCCCCACTTATCTGCCMAATCCACCACCTTTTCCATTGCCTCTTGCACCTTCTGGACCACAAACAGGATATTCCTTCCTCTTTTCCAGAGCGCCCCATAATCGGAAAACAGGGAAAGGCCAAACCCAGGCCCAACATCCTGGAACATGGCATTCACCATTTATGTTAAACAAAACTGGACTAATTACACTTCCCTGCGGTGTCCCATTCTCTATCCCCACTAACTCAGAATAAGCTCCACCAACTTCGACCTGTGTGGTCCGGTTCTTGAAGAAATCCTGGATCCAATTAAACAGCAACCACTCACCCCAGCAGAATATAACTCCAGCAGCAGTCCCCCTTTACAGAGCATGTCGTATGCCATTTCAATGTCCagaaacaacaccaccactccctCCTTGTTGGCCAGCGCCTTCTTTATATCACAGTCCAGTACTAGCACTGAGTCCATAGTACACCGTCCTAACCTAAAACCACTCTGGTACGAGGAAAACATACATTTACTCTCAAACATATGTACTAATCTGTCTGTGACCATTCTTTCCATTACTTAACACAGTACAGAGGTCAACGCTATGGGTCTGTATGAACCCGGGTGTGATGCTTCTTTTCACGGTTTTACAGTTGGTACCACTAAGGCATGTTTCCACAGTGCTGGTAACGCCCCTTCTCATACTGTATTCATTAACGCCAGTTCCTCCTCCAGTACCAAATCATCCAGGTGTTTAAGTTGCTCATAGCATAGCCCATCCAATCCCGGGGCTATGTTTCCTCCTTGTATCACCCGGTGCAGCTCATTCATTGCAAAAAACACGTTACTCGGKTCTAGCTGCCATAATGCTCGGGTCTAGCTGCCATGACACTGATttattgtacactgaacaaaaatataaacRcaacatgtaacaatttcagattttgctgagttacaggaaatcagtcaatttaaatgcattcattaagccctaatctacaAATTTCACATGACYgggaatacagatatgcatgcatctgttggtcacagatacctttaaaaaaaggtaggggcgtggatcagaaaaccagtcagtatctggtgtgaccaccatttgcctcatgaggcgcgacacatctcctttgcatagagttgatcaggctgtatattgtggcctgtggaatgttgtcccactcctcttcaatggctgtgcgaagttgctggatataggCGAGAACTGGAGCACGCTtttgtacatgtcgatccagagcattccaaacatgctcaatgggcatcatgtctggtgagtatgcaggcYgtggaagaactaggacattttcagcttccaggaattgtgtacagatccttgcgacacgggccatgcattatcatgctgaaacatgaggtgatggcagcggattaaTTGcttgacaatgggcctcagaatctcgtcatggtatctctgtgcattcaaattgccatcgataaaatgcaattgtgttcattgtctgtagtttatgcctgcccataccataaccccactgacaccatggggcactctgttcacaacgttgacatcatcaGCAAACCACACRGCACtacacacgctgtctgccatMTGCCCAGGAACAGCTGAagctgggattcatccgtgaagaacacacttctccagcgtgccagtgaccatcgaGGTGAGCATTTACCCATTGAAGTCAGTTATGACGATGAACTTCAAAACCCTaatgaggacgacgagcacgcagatgagcttccctgagatggtttttgacagtttgtgcagaaattcttcggttgtgcaaaaccCATGTTTcgtcagctgtccaggtggctggtctctgacgatcccgcaggtgaagaagccggatgtggagggcctgggctggtgtgtttacacaTGATCTGTGGTTKtgaggccagttggacgtactgccaaattctctaaaatgRTGTTTGAGGCGACTTMTGGTAGAGAAATYAAAATTGTATTCTCTGGCMacagctctggttgacattcctgcagtcaacatgccaattgcacgctccctcaacttgagacatctgtggcattgtattttgtgacaaaactgcacattttagtggccttttattgtccccaacacaaggtScacctgtgtaatgatcatgctgtttaatcagcttcttgatatgccacacctgtaagaTGGATGGATTTTCACtagtgctcactaacagggatgtaaacaaacaccttcctaatattgagttgcacccccttttgccctcagtacagcctcaattagtcggcGCATGGACTCCAcaaaggtgtcaagtgttccacagRgatgctggcccatgttgacttccaaTTCTTCCCAAAGTCGTCAAKttggctggatatcctttgggtggtggaccattgttaatacacacggaaactgttgagcttgagaaacccagcagcgttgcagttcttgacccaaTCAAACCGATGTGCCTGGCTCTTACTATCAAAGGCACTTAATAATTTTTttgcacatacacaatccatgtctcctcccattcatctacaccaatggtattcaaactttttcagcgggACCCCGTTTTTTCGCCAGAATTTCTGAGGACCCCATTTTTCCCCTAAgaaaattcagatttttttacaTTAACAAATAACCTTAATGCAATGAATTTTTCATCTCTTACCAAAATAAACCAATAAATATATTTACTCTGTAAaatgtcccatacaataatctgtactcttaatgttttatataaattatttatttttaattggcGACGCCAGTGCAGTTCCCTAGTGGGGTTGCGATCCCGATTTTGAATCCCACTGATCTACACTGACGTGGATTtagtgacatcaaaaagggatcatagctttcacctggtcagtttgtcatggaaagagcaggtgttcctaatgtttttttttctttctattgtgttattgactgtacgcttgtttattccatgtgtaactctgtgttgttgtttgtgtcgcactgctttgttttatcttggccaggtcgcagttgtaaacgagaacttgttctcaactagcttacctggttaaataaaggtgaactaaaaatgttttgtacactcactgtaggtattacaggggtgtcaaactaattctacggagggccgagtgcctgttttttagtttttttcctttcgattaagacctagacaaccaggtgaggggagttccttactaattactgaccttaattcatcagtcATGTACAGgggtggagcgaaaacctgcagacagtctgccctctgtggaatgagtttgacacgtgaYGTAATAGATATATCATGCCGggggtttcttcttctttttcttccatGCTAATGTACATTTGACATCATTATTATTACCCCTTTGTCAAGTATTATTTTGTCTCTTCAGTGCAGTGTACAAAGATAGACATTTCTCCTGTGAAGACTGTGATGGGACTGTCAGTGGTGGTTTTGATGCAACATCATCACAAGTAAGAAAGCTAKAACCGTTACCTTTGTGTACAGGTTCACATGCTACACTGTGTACTTTGTATCTCATCTATAAGATACCAATTGTCTTTCCCCCTTCCCATTTCTAGATTGTTTTGTGTCAGAATAATATTCACCAGCAGTCCCACATGAACCGAGTGGTTACACATGAGCTCATCCATGCCTTTGACCACTGCCGGGCGCATGTGGATTGGTTTAACAACTTCAAGCACTTGGCCTGCTCAGAGGTGAGACCAAGAGTTGAACGTGCATGTCATGGGGAAATGAATTGTGTTTGTGCTCAGTTTTAATTGTGTTTTAAAGGAAGTCATGTTAATTGTTCAGCTCTTATTTTTCAGATTCGAGCAGCCAATCTCAGTGGGGATTGCTCTTTCCACAATGAAGTATCCAGGTTCAACTTTGGCCTCAAGAAGCACCATCAGGTAATATCTGG
This window of the Salvelinus sp. IW2-2015 linkage group LG24, ASM291031v2, whole genome shotgun sequence genome carries:
- the LOC111951544 gene encoding mitochondrial inner membrane protease ATP23 homolog, whose protein sequence is MGQTEQQEDDYGYNLFPERNSGKFQKRSIAESLFTFNHKCQVMLQFAMETSPYAKLLLGAMKSSGCAVYKDRHFSCEDCDGTVSGGFDATSSQIVLCQNNIHQQSHMNRVVTHELIHAFDHCRAHVDWFNNFKHLACSEIRAANLSGDCSFHNEVSRFNFGLKKHHQECVRGRALRSILAVRKVSREEAEKVVDEVFDTCFNDHAPFGRIPHDKKDAKFAYRDFENRDRYYANL